The window ACGGCGACGACGGCCGAGGGCCGCTGTGCCCAGTCCCACGTGCGCAGGACGTCGACGCACGCGTGCACGAGCCGCTCGCTCGCCGGCCCGTCGGGTGCGCCCGGGGCAAGCACCTCGCGGAGCACGCCGCCCCAGCCGAGATCGGTGAGCCGCGCGAGCGCGCGCCCCTCGAGTGGGCGCTCATCGTCGGGAATGCGGCCGCGGGCGGCGACGCCGCGCTCGGCCATGCCCTGCGGCCACTGCTTGCGCGGTTCGATCGGGACGCCGACGCGGCTGATCGCGGCGGTCGCACTCGCTCGCGCCGTCTCGTCGACGTCGCTCGGATACCAGGGCCCCGCGCAATTGTCGCAGCGACCGCAGGGTGCCGCGGTCGGGTCGTCGAGCGCACGCTGCAGGAACGCCATGCGGCACTCGTCGGTCGACTCGTAGTCGAGCATCGCCTGCTGCTCGGCCGAGCGGGCGGCGGCGATGCGCGCGTAGCGTTCGGCGTCGAACGTCCACGGCTCGCCGGTCGAGACCCAGCCGCCCTGGACGCGCCGGACGGCACCGTCGACGTCGAGTACCTTGAGGAGGAGCTCGAGCTGGCTGCGGCGCAGCTCGACCTCGACCTCGAGCCGGGGCGTCGAACGGGGGTTGCCACCGGCCGCGGCGAGCGCGGCGAGGACGCGCTCGGCCTGCTCGCGCCTGGGCATCGAGGCGGTCGCGAAGTACTCCCAGATGTGGCGGTCCTCCGCGCCCGGCAGCAGCAGCACGTCGGCGTTCGCGGTCGCGCGACCGGCTCGTCCGACCTGCTGGTAGTACGCCACGGGCGAGGAGGGGGCGCCGAGGTGTACGACGAAGCCGAGGTCGGGTTTGTCGAAGCCCATACCGAGGGCGGAGGTCGCGACGAGCGCCTTGACCTCGTCGGCCTTGAGTGCCCGCTCGAGGCGATCTCGTTCGTCGTTGTCGGTGCGGCCGGTGTAGGCGTGCACCTCGTGGCCCGCGTCGCGCAGCATGCGCGCCGTGTCCTCCGCGGCGGCGACCGTGAGCGCGTAGACGATGCCGCTGCCGGGGAGATCGCCGAGGTGTTCGGTGAGCCAGCCGAGCCGGGCCGCGTCGTCGCCGAGGCGCAGCACACCGAGGCGGAGCGAGGCGCGCGCGAGGGGACCTCGGACCGTGAGGACCTCGTCGCCACCGAGCTGCTCGGCGACGTCGGTGACGACGCGGCTGTTCGCCGTCGCCGTCGTCGCGAGCACGGGGACGCTCGCGGGTAGGCCGCGGACGAGCGCCCCGAGGCGGCGGTAGTCGGGGCGGAAGTCGTGCCCCCAGTCGGAGATGCAGTGGGCCTCGTCGACGACGACGAGCCCCGTTCGGGCGAGGAGCCGGGGCAGGGTGCGTTCGCGGAAGTCCGGGTTGTTGAGGCGTTCGGGCGAGACGAGCAGCACGTCGACCGAGTCGTCGTCGAGGGCGTCGAGCACGCGCTCCCACTCGTGCTGATTGGCCGAGCTGATGCTCACGGCGTGCACGCCGGCCCGCTCGGCGGCGGCCACCTGGTCGCGCATGAGCGCGAGGAGGGGCGAGATGAGCAACGTGGGCCCCGCGCCGCGGGTGCGCAGCAGGCTCGTGGCGACGAAGTAGACGGCCGA is drawn from Pseudoclavibacter chungangensis and contains these coding sequences:
- a CDS encoding RecQ family ATP-dependent DNA helicase, producing the protein MVGDEGAASPVAATGGRDGAAGTDTATEALRVLRSLVARPDAEFHDGQLEAIEALVDAGRRALVVQRTGWGKSAVYFVATSLLRTRGAGPTLLISPLLALMRDQVAAAERAGVHAVSISSANQHEWERVLDALDDDSVDVLLVSPERLNNPDFRERTLPRLLARTGLVVVDEAHCISDWGHDFRPDYRRLGALVRGLPASVPVLATTATANSRVVTDVAEQLGGDEVLTVRGPLARASLRLGVLRLGDDAARLGWLTEHLGDLPGSGIVYALTVAAAEDTARMLRDAGHEVHAYTGRTDNDERDRLERALKADEVKALVATSALGMGFDKPDLGFVVHLGAPSSPVAYYQQVGRAGRATANADVLLLPGAEDRHIWEYFATASMPRREQAERVLAALAAAGGNPRSTPRLEVEVELRRSQLELLLKVLDVDGAVRRVQGGWVSTGEPWTFDAERYARIAAARSAEQQAMLDYESTDECRMAFLQRALDDPTAAPCGRCDNCAGPWYPSDVDETARASATAAISRVGVPIEPRKQWPQGMAERGVAARGRIPDDERPLEGRALARLTDLGWGGVLREVLAPGAPDGPASERLVHACVDVLRTWDWAQRPSAVVAVPSRTRPELIGSVATALGSIGRLPVLGALDLVSAPSGGPGGNSAFRLAAVWPAFAIGPQLESSLAELEGPVLLVDDLVDSGWTMTVAARLLRRAGAPGVLPFALALRG